CTCTATCTTTGAAGACAATCATGGCACCCACATCTTTGCAAATAACGACCTTGATTTGATGACCAAATTGACAGAATTAGTAGAACATGGTTTCACTCACTGGAAGCTAGAGGGGCTCTACACACCTGGTCAGAATTTTGTAGAAATTGCTAAACTCTTTATTCAAGCGCGTGGCTTAATCCAAGAGGGCAACTTTAGCCATGACCAAGCTTTCTTGTTAGATGAGGAAGTGCGCAAGTTACACCCTAAAAACCGTTTTCTCGATACAGGATTCTATGATTACGATCCAGATATGGTTAAATAGGACACCAAAACCCGAAATAAAAATGTTCGGGTTTTTCCAGTGTATCCATGAAATAAAAACGGATACATGTTATAATAAAAATAGCTCTTTAATGGAGGTGTTTAAGTGGAGAATCTGAAAAAGATGGCAGGTATCAAGGCTGCTGAGTTTGTCAAGGATGGCATGGTAGTCGGACTTGGAACGGGCTCTACTGCCTACTATTTCGTAGAGGAAGTAGGTCGTCGGATCAAGGAAGAAGGTTTGCAGATTACTGCTGTGACAACTTCCAGTGTGACTAGTAAACAGGCTGAAGGACTTAACATCCCGCTCAAGTCGATTGATCAAGTGGATTTTGTTGATGTGACGGTTGACGGGGCGGATGAAGTAGATAGCCAGTTTAACGGAATCAAAGGCGGAGGTGGTGCCCTTCTGATGGAGAAGGTTGTAGCGACACCATCAAAAGAATACATTTGGGTGGTGGATGAAAGCAAACTGGTAGAGAAACTAGGTGCTTTTAAATTGCCTGTGGAAGTAGTTCAGTATGGTGCAGAACAGGTCTTTCGTCGGTTTGAGCGAGCTGGCTATAAACCAAGTTTCCGTGAAAAAGACGGCCAACGTTTTGTGACCGATATGCAGAACTTTATCATTGACCTAGCTTTGGATGTCATTGAAGATCCAATTGCCTTCGGGCAAGAATTGGACCATGTCGTTGGTGTCGTAGAGCACGGCTTGTTTAACCAAATGGTGGATAAGGTCATCGTAGCGGGACGAGATGGGGTTCAGATTTTAACTTCAACAAAAGCAAACTAATCAACATAATAAGGAGATACACTATGTCAAAATTTAATCGTATTCACTTGGTGGTACTGGATTCTGTGGGAATCGGTGCTGCGCCGGATGCCAATAACTTTGTCAATGCAGGAGTTCCAGATGGAGCTTCTGACACACTGGGACACATTTCAAAAACAGTTGGTTTGAATGTGCCAAACATGGCTAAAATCGGTCTAGGAAATATTCCACGTGAAACTCCTCTTAAGACTGTACCAGCTGAAAGCAATCCAACAGGGTATGCAACAAAATTGGAAGAAGTTTCCCTTGGTAAGGATACCATGACTGGTCACTGGGAAATCATGGGACTCAACATTACCGAGCCTTTCGATACTTTCTGGAACGGATTCCCAGAAGAAATCCTGACAAAAATCGAAGAATTTTCAGGACGTAAGGTCATTCGTGAAGCCAACAAACCTTACTCAGGTACGGCTGTTATCGATGATTTCGGACCACGTCAAATGGAAACTGGAGAGTTGATTATCTATACTTCAGCTGACCCTGTTTTGCAAATTGCTGCCCACGAAGACATCATTCCTTTAGATGAATTGTACCGTATCTGTGAATACGCGCGTTCGATTACTTTAGAGCGTCCAGCTCTTCTCGGACGTATTATCGCTCGTCCTTATGTTGGTGAGCCTGGAAACTTCACTCGTACGGCTAACCGTCGTGACTTGGCTGTATCTCCATTTGCTCCAACAGTGTTGGACAAATTGAATGAAGCTGGTATTGATACATATGCGGTTGGTAAGATTAACGACATCTTCAACGGTGCTGGTATCAACCATGACATGGGTCACAACAAGTCAAACAGCCACGGAATTGATACACTTTTGAAGACAATGGGACTTGCTGAGTTTGAAAAAGGATTCTCTTTCACAAACTTGGTGGACTTTGATGCCCTTTATGGACACCGCCGCAATGCTCATGGCTACCGTGATTGCTTGCATGAGTTTGATGAACGCTTGCCTGAAATTATCGCTGCCATGAGAGAAAATGATCTTCTCTTGATTACTGCGGACCACGGAAATGACCCAACCTATGCTGGAACTGACCACACTCGTGAATATATTCCACTTTTAGCATACAGCCCTAGCTTTAAGGGAAATGGTGTCATTCCAGTTGGGCATTTTGCAGATATCTCAGCAACAGTTGCGGATAACTTTGGTGTGGAAACTGCCATGATTGGGGAAAGTTTCTTAGATAAATTGGTATAAGATGAAACGCTATTCTTTACTGGTAAGGGGCATTAATGTCGGTGGCAAGAATAAGGTTGTCATGGCGCAACTTCGTCAAGAACTGACAGAGTTGGGAGTGGAAAAAGTTGATACCTACATCAACAGTGGCAATATTTTCTTTACTTCGACAGATTCCAAAGCCCAATTGGTTGAAAAGTTAGAGGATTTCTTTGCAGTCCATTATCCATTTATTCAGAGCTTTTCCTTGCTGAGTCAAGAGGATTTTGAAACGGAACTTGAAAATCTACCTGAATGGTGGACCAAAGATTTGGCACGAAAGGACGTCCTCTTTTACACGGAGGGCTTGGATGTTGCTCAAGTCATTGAGACAGTTGAAAGTTTGGAACTGAAAGATGAAGTGGTTCATTTTGGAAAACATGGGATTTTCTGGGGGAAATTCTCTGAAAAATCCTACTATGCAACTGCCTATCACAAGCACTTGCTCAAGATGCCTTTTTATCGCAATATCACCATTCGCAATGCAAAAACCTTTGACAAAATCGGTCAAATGTTAACAAATAATAAAGGAGACACACAATGACATTTTTAGATAAAATCAAGGAAACAGCTGCTTTCCTGAAAGACAAGGGAATCCAAGCGCCTGAGTTCGGTCTAATCCTTGGATCAGGACTTGGAGAATTGGCAGAAGAAATCGAAAATCCAATTGTAGTAGACTATGCAGATATCCCAAACTGGGGCCGCTCTACAGTAGTTGGGCACGCTGGTAAATTGGTATATGGTGAACTTGCAGGGCGTCAGGTCTTGGCTCTTCAAGGTCGTTTCCATTTCTATGAGGGAAATCCTCTTGAAGTCGTGACTTTCCCAGTACGTGTGATGAAAGTTCTCGGATGTGAAGGTGTCATTGTAACCAATGCAGCTGGAGGTATTGGATATGGTCCTGGTACCTTGATGGCTATCTCAGACCATATCAATATGACGGGGCAGAACCCATTGATGGGTGAAAACTTGGATGATTTTGGTCCACGTTTCCCTGATATGTCAAAAGCCTACACACCAGAATACCGTGCAACTGCCCATGAAGTGGCTAAGAAACTTGGTATCAAACTTGATGAAGGTGTCTATATCGGTGTAACCGGTCCGACTTATGAAACACCTGCAGAAATTCGTGCCTATAAGACATTGGGAGCAGATGCAGTTGGTATGTCCACTGTTCCTGAAGTTATTGTTGCAGCCCACTCTGGCTTGAAAGTTCTAGGAATTTCATGTATTACGAACCATGCTGCAGGATTCCAAGAAGAACTCAACCACGAGGAAGTTGTAGAAGTGACTGAACGTGTCAAAGGTGATTTCAAAGGCTTGCTTAAAGCGATTCTTGCTGAATTGTAATGTCATGAGAGTTCACTTTATTTTACATGAGACATTTGAGGTTCCAGGCGCATATCTAAAATGGGCTATAGAACGAGGTCATCAAATTACATCAACAAAGGTTTATGAAAAAGAACCTCTTCCTGAAACAATTGACGGGATTGATTTTCTGATTGTCATGGGTGGTCCTCAATCACCTGATGAGGATAGAGAAAACTTCCCATACTATGATCCAAAGGCTGAGCTTGCTTTTATGAAAGAAGCGATTGCAGCAGATATTTATATTGTTGGTGTCTGTCTTGGTGCGCAACTCCTGTCTGTTGCCTATGGTGCGGAGTATGAGCACAGTCCTGAGCGCGAGATCGGCGTTTATCCTGTGACATTGACGATACAAGGTCTAACAGATCCTCATGTCAGCTTGTTCGGAAAAAACATAGAAACCGGCCACTGGCACGGTGATATGCCAGGGCTGACAGATGAAGCTGTCGTCTTAGCGACCAGTCAAGGTTGTCCACGCCAAATTATTCGCTTCAGTTCAAAACATTATGCCTTTCAGGCTCATTTGGAATTTGATCCAGACGCAGTAGAATTATTGATTGCTGCGGATGGTGAGGAGAAATTAAGAGAGCAAAGTGAAAAGTTGCCTTTTGTTCAAACACCAGAAGAATTACGTGGAAACGATTATTCTGAAATGAATGCAAAACTGTATGCATTTTTAGATTCATTGGTAAACTAGGAACTACAGAAAGGCAGAGTATCTGAGTTATAGTCAAACTCGGGCTAATTGTTCTGTGAAATATTTAATTTTAAAATCAAGAAAGAAAGGATGGGTAAACCGTATTTGTTGAACTGAATACGGGCGGAGAACTGTTTAAAAAAGATAAACTGTCTAGCATCTGCGATGCGTCGTCAGTTTCCTATTTTTACTTTGTTCTCTGTCGCTATCCTAAATATATAAAAAGAAAGGTAGAGTGAAGTGTTCTGATTTGAACACGAGCGGAAAACTTTTCTAAAAACATTGAAAGGTAGGGTAGTTCGGGTTTGAATTGAACTCGGACTGTTCTCTTCTATATCATAAAAATTAAGAAAGAAAGGAATTGAACCCACACTAAAAGCAGTGGGAAAAAGACAGTTGGTCTAGCGAGCATCGCTCACTGCACCCAACTCCTATTTTCCCTTCGCTTTTTGACGGGTTTGGTATCTTAAATTATGTCTATCCATATTGCTGCTAAGCAGGGTGAAATTGCTGATAAAATTCTTCTTCCTGGGGATCCTCTTCGTGCGAAATTTATTGCGGAAAACTTCCTTGAAGATGCTGTTTGTTTTAACGAAGTGCGTAACATGTTTGGTTACACTGGTACTTACAAAGGGCACCGTGTATCGGTCATGGGAACTGGGATGGGGATGCCATCCATTTCGATTTATGCGCGTGAGTTGATTGTGGACTACGGTGTGAAGAAATTAATCCGTGTGGGAACTGCGGGTTCCTTAAACGAGGATGTCCATGTCCGTGAATTGGTCTTGGCACAAGCAGCTGCGACTAACTCAAACATCATCCGCAATGACTGGCCTCAGTACGATTTCCCACAAATCGCTAGCTTTGATTTGCTGGACAAGGCCTACCATATTGCAAAAGAACACGGTATGACAACCCACGTTGGGAATGTTTTGTCATCTGATGTCTTTTACTCAAACTACTTTGAAAAGAATATCGAGCTTGGTAAATGGGGCGTTAAGGCTGTGGAAATGGAAGCAGCGGCTCTTTACTACTTGGCGGCCCAACACCATGTTGATGCGCTAGCTATCATGACTATTTCTGATAGTTTGGTTAATCCAGAAGAAGACACAACAGCTGAAGAACGCCAAAATACCTTCACAGATATGATGAAGGTTGGTTTGGAAACTTTGATTTCAGACTAAACATCGTATTACTTCGAGATAAGGTTACTTCTAAGATTGATTCAAATACTTTAATCTCAAATACATAAGTAATGATAAAGGAAGAGTTGAAAATCAGATTGCTTGGAGCGATTGGTTTTCAACTTTTTTAGAATGTAAAATACAAGGAGAATAGGATGGATAAAATAGAACTATTACAAGACTTGATTGATAAAAGCTACAGAATAGTCTTTTTCGGAGGAGCAGGAGTGTCAACCGAGTCTAGTATCCCAGATTTTCGTAGTTCAGATGGTGTTTATAGTCATCAGTTAGGCCGTCATTTTACGGCAGAGCAACTCGTTTCTCGGACCATGTTTGAGCGCTATCCAGAAGATTTTTTTGACTTTTATAAAAAATACCTGATTTATCCAGAAGCCAAGCCTAATGCTGCTCACACTTATCTGGCTGCTTTGGAAAAGATAGGTAAGCTAAAGGCTGTTGTGACACAAAATATCGATAGTCTTCATGAAATGGCTGGCTCCCAAAAGGTTATCAAATTGCATGGGAGTGCGGACCGTAATTACTGCCTAGGTTGTCATCGTTTCTATGACTTAACTGCCTTTCTGGCCCTCAAGGGAACGATTCCTCACTGCTTGGACTGTGGCAAGGTGGTCAAGCCTGACGTGACCTTGTATGAAGAATCACTTGACATGGATGTTTTTAGTCAAGCTGCACAAGCTATTCGGCAAGCAGACTTGCTGATTATTGGTGGGACTTCCTTGGTTGTTTATCCTGCAGCTAGCCTAGTAAACTATTTTTCTGGGACAAATCTGGTCGTTATCAATAAAACCAGTATTCCACAAGACAGCCAAGCTACATTGGTCATTGAAGGCAAGATTGGGGAAGTTTTTTCGAAATTGAGACAATAAAAAAATTTTAGAAGATAGTAACAAAACCTTGTTACTTGAAAGAGGAAGATATTTCAGTTTTTGATCACTATCTCACTCATTGAGACTTGTTACAAACTAGCTGAGAAAATCAAAATACCTTCACAGATATGATGAAGGTTGGTTTGGAAACCTTAATTGCAGAGTAAAATGTAAAAGAAAATCCTGATTTCAATTGAAATCAGGATTTTTTCATAGATGCGATTTTTTCTGGGTCTGGTGTAACGCGGAGGGTCTTTTGTCCTGTGTAGGTTACAAAGCCAGGTTTGCCACCAGTTGGTTTATTGAGTTTCTTGACTTCAATCATATCCACTTGCACGAGATTTGACAAGCGACCTTTGGAGAAGTAGGCAGCTAATTCAGCCGCATCTGTCTTGACTTCGTCAGAAGGATTGAGATTTCCTGAGATGACGACGTGGCTTCCAGGGATGTCCTTGGCATGGAACCAGAGTTCTTCCTTGCGGGCCATTTTAAAGGTCAATTCCTCATTTTGCAGGTTGTTTCGTCCGACATAGATGATGGTCTTGCCATCGCTCGCCAGATACTGTTCTGGTTTTTTGCGTTTCTGAATTTTCTCGCGTTGGCGTCTTCTAATAAAGCCAGTTTGGATCAATTCTTCACGGATTTCAGCGATTTCCTCCAGCCCAGCTTGATTGAGAACAGTCTCGACACTTTCTAGATAAAGAATGGTAGCCTTGGTTTCTTCGATCAGTTCAGTCAGGTATTTGACTGCTTCTTTGAGTTTCTGGTAACGCTTAAAATAGCGTTGGGCATTCTGACTGGGAGTCAAGGCCTTATCAAGCGCAATGGTGATAGGTTGATTGGTGTAGTAGTTGTCCAAGGTAACCTGATCTTGGTCATTAGGCACTTGGTGGAGGAAGGTTGTCAACAATTCCCCTTTTTGGCGAAATTCCTCAGCATTGTCTGTTGCCAGTAATTCTTTTTCTTGTTTTTTCAGCTTATGTCGATTTTTCTGAAGTTCATTTTCAACACGTCGAATCAGTTCGCTGGCTTGCTGTTTGACACGGTCGCGTTCAGCCTTGTCCTTATAGTAGGTGTCCAGCAAGTCAGAAAGGCTGGCAAAAGGCTCTCCCACCTGATTTACAAAAGGAACTGGGCTGAAGGAAGTCTCTGTTAAGCATGGCTTGGTTTCTTGACTGAAAAAGTTTCGGAAAGTAGACAGTTTATCACTGACAAGAATGTTTTCCAATTCATTTGCCGTATCACGTCCCAGACCTTGAAAGAGACTTTGAAGATTTTTTGCAGTTAGTTCTTGGGTTTGCAGAATTTCAAAGAGTTTTCCATCCTTGACAGTAAAAGGATTGAGAGACTCGGTGCTTGGTGGAGCGAGATAGGTCGATCCGGGGAGCAAGGTGCGGTAGCTATTTTGTGAAAAGCCAACGTGTTTAATAACTTCGAGGATTCTATGGCTGCTTTTATCCACGAGGAGAATATTACTGTGTTTGCCCATGATTTCGATAATCAAGGTAGCCTGAATATGGTCCCCAATCTCATTTTTATTGGAAACTGTAATTTCCACAATACGGTCATTTTCGATTTGCTCGATCGACTCAATCAGGGCACCCTGCAAATACTTTCTCAAAACCATGATAAAAGTGGAAGGTTGGGCTGGATTTTCAAAGGTTGTTTGGGTCAGCTGGATGCGACCAAAAACGGGATGAGCAGAGAGGAGCAGGCGATGGCTTTGGCGATTGCTGCGGATTTGCAAGACCAACTCTTGTTCAAAAGGTTGATTGATTTTCTGGATGCGACCATTGACCAACTCTCTTCGCAATTCCTCAACCATATGGTGTAAAAAAAATCCGTCAAATGACATCGTTCTCTCCTTGTGATTGTATTCCATAGTATTATATCAAAAAGGTAGAATAAAATCATGGAAATGTGGTATAATAAAGCCAAGTAAAGAGAATCGAGAAGTACATGTATATTGAAATGGTAGATGAAACTGGTCAAGTTTCACAAGAAATATTGCAACAAACCCAAGAAATTTTGGAATTTGCAGCCCAAAAAATAGGAAAAGAAGACAAGGAGATGGCAGTTACTTTTGTGACCAACGAGCGTAGCCACGAACTCAACCTCGAGTACCGTGATACGGATCGTCCGACAGATGTCATCAGCCTTGAGTATAAACCAGAGTTGGACATTGCCTTTGATGAAGAAGATTTGCTTGAAAATCCTGAATTAGCAGAAATGATGTCCGAGTTTGATGCCTATATTGGGGAACTGTTCATCTCTATTGATAAAGCGCATGAGCAGGCTGAGGAATATGGCCACAGCTTTGAGCGTGAGATGGGCTTCTTGGCAGTACACGGCTTTTTACACATTAACGGCTACGATCACTACACTCCGGAAGAAGAAGCGGAGATGTTCGGTTTACAAGAAGAAATTTTGACAGCCTATGGACTCACAAGACAATAAACGAAAATGGAAAAATCGTGACCTGGTATCTAGTTTAGAATTTGCTCTTACAGGAATTCTGACTGCTTTCAAGGAAGAACGCAATATGCGAAAACATGCAGTGACGGCTCTAGTAGTCATCCTTGCAGGTTTTGTTTTTCAGGTGTCACGAATTGAATGGCTCTTTCTCCTAATGAGCATTTTCTTGGTAGTAGCCTTTGAGATTATTAACTCTGCTATTGAAAATGTGGTGGATCTAGCCAGTCACTATCACTTTTCTATGTTGGCAAAGAAAGCCAAGGACATGGCAGCAGGAGCCGTGCTAGTTGTCTCTCTTTTTGCTGCAGTGACAGGTGCACTTATCTTTCTCCCACGCATTTGGGATATACTATTTTAAACACTAAGAGGAAATTATGACATTTAAATCAGGCTTTGTAGCTATTTTGGGACGTCCCAATGTCGGGAAGTCAACCTTTTTGAATCACGTCATGGGGCAAAAGATTGCCATTATGAGTGACAAGGCGCAAACAACGCGCAATAAAATCATGGGGATTTACACCACGGATAAGGAGCAAATCGTCTTTATCGATACACCGGGGATTCACAAGCCCAAAACAGCTCTTGGAGATTTCATGGTGGAATCAGCTTACAGCACCCTTCGTGAAGTGGATACTGTTCTATTCATGGTACCAGCTGATGAGCCACGTGGTAAGGGTGACGACATGATTATCGATCGTCTCAAGGCTGCCAAGGTTCCTGTGATTCTGGTGGTCAATAAGATTGACAAGGTCCACCCAGACCAGCTTTTGGCTCAGATTGATGATTTCCGAAATCAGATGGACTTCAAGGAAATTGTTCCTATCTCAGCCCTTCAGGGAAATAACGTTTCTCGACTAATCGATATTTTGAGTGAAAATCTAGAGGAAGGTTTCCAGTATTTCCCAGCTGATCAAATCACAGATCATCCTGAGCGTTTCTTGGTTTCTGAAATGATTCGTGAGAAAGTCTTGCACCTAACTCGAGAAGAGATTCCTCACTCAGTTGCAGTGGTAGTTGACTCCATGAAGCGTGATGAAGAGACAGACAAGGTTCATATCCGTGCAACCATCATGGTCGAGCGTGATAGCCAAAAGGGCATCATCATCGGAAAAGGTGGCGCTATGCTCAAGAAAATAGGGACCATGGCCCGTCGTGATATCGAACTCATGCTAGGGGACAAGGTTTTCCTAGAAACTTGGGTCAAGGTCAAGAAAAACTGGCGAGATAAAAAGCTAGATTTGGCTGATTTTGGCTATAATGAGAAAGAATACTAAGTAGAGGTGGGCGCATGCCTGCTTCTTGTTTTTACAGAAGGAGGAGTTATGCCTGAATTACCTGAGGTTGAAACCGTTCGCCGTGGCTTAGAGAAATTAATTTTGGGAAAGAAGATTTCGAGTGTAGAGATTACTTATCCTAAGATGATCAAGACAGATTTGGACGAGTTTCAAAAGGAAGTGTCTGGCCAAGTAATTGAGTCTATGGGACGCCGTGGCAAGTATCTGCTTTTCTACCTGACAGATAAGGTCTTGATTTCCCATCTGCGAATGGAAGGCAAGTATTTTTATTATCCAGACCAGGTTCCTGAACGCAAGCATGCCCATGTTTTCATTCGGTTTGAAGATGGAGGAACGCTTGTTTATGAGGATGTACGCAAGTTTGGTACCATGGAACTATTGGTGCATGAACTTTTGGATGCCTACTTTGTTTCTAAAAAATTAGGACCTGAGCCAAGAGATCAGGACTTTGATTTGCAGTCCTTCCAAGCTGCCCTAGCCAAATCTAAAAAGCCTATCAAATCCCACCTCCTAGACCAAACCTTGGTAGCTGGCCTTGGCAATATCTATGTGGATGAGGTCCTCTGGCGAGCACAGGTCCATCCAGCAAGACCTTCGCAGACTTTGACGGCAGAAGAAGCGTTAGCCATCCATGACCAGACCATTGCTGTTTTGGGACAGGCAGTCGAAAAGGGCGGTTCCACCATTCGGACCTATACCAATGCCTTTGGGGAAGACGGAACCATGCAGGACTTCCATCAGGTCTATGATAAGACTGGACAAGCATGTTCGCGCTGTGGGACAGTGATTGAGAAATTCCAACTCGGTGGACGAGGAACTCATTTTTGTCCTCAGTGTCAAAGGAGGGACTGATGGGGAAAATCATTGGAATCACAGGAGGAATTGCTTCTGGTAAGTCAACTGTGACAAATTTCCTAAGAGAGAAAGGCTTTCAAGTGGTCGATGCTGACTCAGTCGTCCACCAGCTACAAAAACCTGGTGGTCGTCTTTATCAGCTCTTAGTTCACCACTTTGGGCAGGAAATCATCCTTGAAAATGGAGAACTCAATCGCCCTCTCCTGGCTAATCTCATCTTCTCAAATCCTGAGGAGCGAGAATGGTCTAAACAAACCCAAGGAGAGATTATTCGTGAGGAATTGGCTGCACTGAGAGACCAGTTGGCTCAGACAGAAGCGATTTTTTTCATGGATATTCCCCTACTTTTTGAACAGGACTACAGTGCTTGGTTTGATGAAACTTGGCTGGTCTATGTGGACCGAGATGTTCAGGTGGAACGTTTCATGAAACGAAATCAACTTTCTAAGGAAGTAGCAGAGTCGCGTTTGGCCGCCCAATGGTCTTTAGAGAAAAAGAAAGATTTGGCCAGTCATGTTCTAGACAACAATGGCAGTCGTGATCAGCTTGTGACTCAAGTAGTGAAGTTACTTGAAGGAGGCGATAGCTGTGCAAGAGATTAGTTGGAAAGAGAATCTTCGTGTCGCCTGGTTCGGTAGTTTTCTAACGGGCGCCAGCATTTCCTTGGTCGTTCCTTTCATGCCTATCTTTGTAGAACAGTTGGGAATTGAAGGGGACCAAGTTGCTTTTTATGCTGGATTAGCCATCTCAGTTTCGGCTGTTTCAGCAGCTCTAGTTTCTCCTATCTGGGGTATTCTTGCTGACAAATATGGTCGAAAACCCATGATGATTCGAGCAGGTCTTGCCATGACCATCACTATGGGAGGTTTGGCCTTCGTGCCAAATATCTATTGGCTACTCTTTCTGCGCTTGCTCAATGGTGTATTTACTGGTTTTGTCCCCAATGCAACGGCCTTGATTGCTAGTCAGGTACCTAAAGATAAGTCTGGAGCGGCTCTAGGGACTCTATCTACAGGTGTAGTTGCGGGAACACTGACGGGCCCCTTTGTTGGAGGCTTTATTGCTGAAATTTTTGGCATTCGTAATGTTTTTTTATTGGTAGGCGCTTTCTTATTTTTAGCTGCAATCCTAACCATTTTCTTTATCAAGGAAGATTTTCAGCCAGTGGCTAAGGAGAAGGCTATCCCAACGAAAGAAGTATTTTCTGCTTTCAAGTATCCTAGGCTCTTAGTAAACCTATTTTTGACGAGCTTTGTCATTCAATTTTCAGCTCAATCAATTGGCCCCATTCTAGCTCTCTATGTGCGGGACTTAGGGCAGACTGAGAATCTCCTCTTTGTATCAGGATTGATTGTATCCAGCATGGGATTTTCTAGCATGATGAGTGCTGGAATTCTAGGAAAACTTGGCGATAAGGTTGGGAATCATAGATTGTTAGTTGTGGCGCAGATTTATTCCGTCATCATTTACATACTTTGTGCTCATGCAACCAGCCCCCTTCAACTTGGCTTGTATCGTTTTCTCTTTGGTTTGGGAACGGGAGCTCTCATACCGGGGGTTAATGCCCTTCTTAGCAAATTGACTCCAAAATCAGGTATTTCAAGGATTTTCGCCTTCAACCAAGTCTTTTTTTACCTCGGTGGAGTGATTGGACCTATGGCGGGATCCGCAGTTGCAGGATATTTGGGCTACCATGCTGTCTTTTATGCGACAGCAGCCTGTGTGGCTTTCAGTTGTTTATGTAACTTAGTGCAATTTAGATCATTATTAAAAGTAAAGGAAATCTAGTGCGAGTAAAAATCAATCTCAAGTGCTCCTCTTGTGGCAGCATGAATTATCTAACCAGTAAGAACTCCAAAACCCATCCAGACAAGATTGAGGTGTTAAAATATTGTCCAAAGGAAAGAAAAGTAACTTTACATCTTGAATCTAAGTAGAATTTATGGTAAAATAATAGGGATTTTAAGGAGTTTGATATGTATAACCTATTATTAACCATTTTATTAGTATTATCTGTTGTGATTGTGATTGCGATTTTCATGCAACCAACTAAGAACCAATCCAGCAATGTATTTGATGCCAGCTCAGGTGATTTGTTTGAACGTAGTAAAGCGCGTGGTTTTGAAGCTGTGATGCAACGTTTGACAGGTATTTTAGTCTTTTTCTGGCTAGCCATTGCCTTAGCATTGACGGTATTATCAAGTAGATAAGAAATGGGCGAGACTAGGTCTTAGCCTATTTTTATTTTTAACGACACTTACAAAGTTATCAATCAAAAAAATATAAAAATCTAGAAAGAAAACATGAAAGATAAAATTAAAGAATATTTGCAAGAGAAGGGGCGAGTGACGGTAAATGACCTGGCTCAGGCTCTCGGAAAGGATGGGTCCAAGGATTTCCGTGAGTTGATTAAAACCCTGTCTCTGATGGAAAGAAAGCACCAGATTCGTTTTGAAGATGATGGTAGTTTATGTCTGGACCAAAAGAAGAAACA
The sequence above is a segment of the Streptococcus oralis ATCC 35037 genome. Coding sequences within it:
- the ybeY gene encoding rRNA maturation RNase YbeY, with product MYIEMVDETGQVSQEILQQTQEILEFAAQKIGKEDKEMAVTFVTNERSHELNLEYRDTDRPTDVISLEYKPELDIAFDEEDLLENPELAEMMSEFDAYIGELFISIDKAHEQAEEYGHSFEREMGFLAVHGFLHINGYDHYTPEEEAEMFGLQEEILTAYGLTRQ
- the mutM gene encoding DNA-formamidopyrimidine glycosylase; protein product: MPELPEVETVRRGLEKLILGKKISSVEITYPKMIKTDLDEFQKEVSGQVIESMGRRGKYLLFYLTDKVLISHLRMEGKYFYYPDQVPERKHAHVFIRFEDGGTLVYEDVRKFGTMELLVHELLDAYFVSKKLGPEPRDQDFDLQSFQAALAKSKKPIKSHLLDQTLVAGLGNIYVDEVLWRAQVHPARPSQTLTAEEALAIHDQTIAVLGQAVEKGGSTIRTYTNAFGEDGTMQDFHQVYDKTGQACSRCGTVIEKFQLGGRGTHFCPQCQRRD
- a CDS encoding diacylglycerol kinase family protein, whose amino-acid sequence is MDSQDNKRKWKNRDLVSSLEFALTGILTAFKEERNMRKHAVTALVVILAGFVFQVSRIEWLFLLMSIFLVVAFEIINSAIENVVDLASHYHFSMLAKKAKDMAAGAVLVVSLFAAVTGALIFLPRIWDILF
- the pavA gene encoding Rqc2 family fibronectin-binding protein PavA, which translates into the protein MSFDGFFLHHMVEELRRELVNGRIQKINQPFEQELVLQIRSNRQSHRLLLSAHPVFGRIQLTQTTFENPAQPSTFIMVLRKYLQGALIESIEQIENDRIVEITVSNKNEIGDHIQATLIIEIMGKHSNILLVDKSSHRILEVIKHVGFSQNSYRTLLPGSTYLAPPSTESLNPFTVKDGKLFEILQTQELTAKNLQSLFQGLGRDTANELENILVSDKLSTFRNFFSQETKPCLTETSFSPVPFVNQVGEPFASLSDLLDTYYKDKAERDRVKQQASELIRRVENELQKNRHKLKKQEKELLATDNAEEFRQKGELLTTFLHQVPNDQDQVTLDNYYTNQPITIALDKALTPSQNAQRYFKRYQKLKEAVKYLTELIEETKATILYLESVETVLNQAGLEEIAEIREELIQTGFIRRRQREKIQKRKKPEQYLASDGKTIIYVGRNNLQNEELTFKMARKEELWFHAKDIPGSHVVISGNLNPSDEVKTDAAELAAYFSKGRLSNLVQVDMIEVKKLNKPTGGKPGFVTYTGQKTLRVTPDPEKIASMKKS
- the era gene encoding GTPase Era, which produces MTFKSGFVAILGRPNVGKSTFLNHVMGQKIAIMSDKAQTTRNKIMGIYTTDKEQIVFIDTPGIHKPKTALGDFMVESAYSTLREVDTVLFMVPADEPRGKGDDMIIDRLKAAKVPVILVVNKIDKVHPDQLLAQIDDFRNQMDFKEIVPISALQGNNVSRLIDILSENLEEGFQYFPADQITDHPERFLVSEMIREKVLHLTREEIPHSVAVVVDSMKRDEETDKVHIRATIMVERDSQKGIIIGKGGAMLKKIGTMARRDIELMLGDKVFLETWVKVKKNWRDKKLDLADFGYNEKEY
- the coaE gene encoding dephospho-CoA kinase (Dephospho-CoA kinase (CoaE) performs the final step in coenzyme A biosynthesis.), which encodes MGKIIGITGGIASGKSTVTNFLREKGFQVVDADSVVHQLQKPGGRLYQLLVHHFGQEIILENGELNRPLLANLIFSNPEEREWSKQTQGEIIREELAALRDQLAQTEAIFFMDIPLLFEQDYSAWFDETWLVYVDRDVQVERFMKRNQLSKEVAESRLAAQWSLEKKKDLASHVLDNNGSRDQLVTQVVKLLEGGDSCARD